Below is a window of Shewanella khirikhana DNA.
GAGGGTCGGGTCTTTAAACAGCACCATGCCAGCGCCCATGGGCACGTACATTTGCTTGTGCGCATCTATGGTCACTGAGTTGGCAAGTTCAATCCCTTTGAGCAGATGGCGGTATTTTTCACTGAGCAGGGTCGCGCCGCCCCAGGCTGCATCCACATGGAAGTGACAATTCAGCTCGGCGGCGAGCGTTGCAAGCTCGGTCAGTGGGTCAACGTTGCCGGTTTCTGTGGTGCCCGCCACGCCAACAATCGCCATTACCCGAATGTTGCGGGCCTGAAGCGCCTCTGCGGCGTCACGCATGGCGCCCACATCCACCTTATTGTGCTCATCCACGGCCACGCTGACGATGTTGTCACGGCCAATACCGAGCAAGTCGGCTGCTTTACCGAGAGAGTAGTGGCCGCGCTCTGACACCAGAATCGCCAAATCGTCCCAGCCGTAGTGTTTAAGCGCCTTGTTAAGCCCCTCGCGGGTTACGCCGCGAAATGCGCCATCGGCTTTGAGCAGTTGGTTTCTGGCTATCCACAGCGCTGTGATATTGGCAACTGTGCCGCCTGAGCAAAAGGCGCCCAGGGAGTGGCTGGCACTGTGCAGATGTTGGCTGTAGAAGTCATGACTTTCGCCGAAGGTGAGGTGATGCATCATCCCCAGCACCTGGCGCTCCATTGGTGTAAAGGCCTTGGAAGTCTCGATTTTTACCAGGTTCTGATTCAGCCCCACCATCAGCTTTGACAGCGGCAGCAAAAAGTACGGCAGTGCCGAGGTCATGTGGCCAATAAAGGAGGGCGCCGCCGTGTGGACCGACTGAGCCACCAGATGCGCCATGATGTCGTCCACATAGTCGGACACAAAGCGAGGCTGACGAGGGATTTCCACCGCATCGAAATGCTGCTCAATCTGTGCCAGTGGCTGCTCGAGGGCGGCA
It encodes the following:
- the panP gene encoding pyridoxal-dependent aspartate 1-decarboxylase PanP, yielding MTDKHSRRATASEDNLMRIFTVPEAADSTLGRIEQQLSVDLAGFLQGSIAALEQPLAQIEQHFDAVEIPRQPRFVSDYVDDIMAHLVAQSVHTAAPSFIGHMTSALPYFLLPLSKLMVGLNQNLVKIETSKAFTPMERQVLGMMHHLTFGESHDFYSQHLHSASHSLGAFCSGGTVANITALWIARNQLLKADGAFRGVTREGLNKALKHYGWDDLAILVSERGHYSLGKAADLLGIGRDNIVSVAVDEHNKVDVGAMRDAAEALQARNIRVMAIVGVAGTTETGNVDPLTELATLAAELNCHFHVDAAWGGATLLSEKYRHLLKGIELANSVTIDAHKQMYVPMGAGMVLFKDPTLASAIEHHAEYILRQGSKDLGSQTLEGSRPGMAMLVHACLQIIGREGYEILINGSLEKARAFARLIEAEADFELISEPELCLLTYRHVPEFAREALNDALAKGDSAKLDAINGELDALTRAIQKSQREQGRSFVSRTRIAPKIYGADKRTVFRVVLANPLTTEQILKEVLAEQRAIAASETEILSALKVVCD